A region of the Borreliella afzelii genome:
AAAAGATAAAATTGGTATAAACTTGCACATTATGTTTATTCTTTCTAAAAAAGTCTATCTTGGCAGGAGATTTTTAACAAGCATAGTAAATAGTATTTAGATAAACTTATATATTAGATTACTTCAGCAGTAAATAAGGAGTACGTATGAAAACTTTGGTTGGCGCTTGTATAGTAACATTGGCTGTATTGGGTTGTTATTTGCCTGATAAACAGAAACAAGCCGTTCAAACTTTTTTTAAGAATTCACAAAGTAGTGATATAGGTTCTGATGAGATTGTTGCTGATGAAATTGTTGCTGATGGGATATTTGATAATTTAAAATTATATATGACTGAGCATAATTTGTTAGTTGATATAAAAAAGACCATAATCAGTTTAAAAGATCCTAATTATCGTGCTGTACCCCCAGTGCGTGACTATAATGAGGAGTATTTTAATAAATTCTTTTTAGATTTGGGGTCTGAGCGATCTAAAGAATTGATTAAGTTGTTTGGCAAGATAAAAAATGAGCAGGATGATGATAAATTTAAAAGAGAAGCTTATTGGCTATATTCATGTATAAGGGATTTATATTCTTCAGATATTAAGTATTCTGGTGAAAACGGGAATGAGTATATTGTTGATATGCCTAGGAGGCCCACTATTGATCAACAATATCTTAAAGTGAAGGGAGTAATAGAACAGTATGCTTTAAGATGATTATTGTCTACTAATTTTAAGATAATTTTAATTTTTAGTATTAATGTTTTGATAAAAAAATAAAAAGCATGGCTATAATAGGATTGTTTAGGAGTAGAAATGTGTAACAACGGGTGTTATAATAATGATTCAAAAAATAAAGTGTTTTTAAATTTTTATTACTTTAATAGAGAGCAATAACAGGCTTATTAATAAGGAAATAAGATCAAGGCAAAGTTGATTTATAGATTCTGAAGTTATGGTTTTGGATTTTTTTAAAAAAGGGGATTAGGTATAATTAAATTGATGTTGTTTATTTATATTGATGATGTCATGTAGATGCTTTGGGATGAAATTATTAGTGGAAGCAAAAAAATAGTAAACTATTAGTTGTGGAAATTAATCAAGTATTAAATATATAAATAAAATTATAGGATCCAAATTAAAAATTAAGACATTAGGTGTAGAAGAGTTTGTAAAATTGGCATAAGAGGCTATGATTGGTTCTGAAAATATCTGCTCAAGAAGTTAACATAAGAAGAGTAAAGGCAATAATACTATAATAGTAAGAGATATCCTCAATTTAATTAAATCAATTTAATGTATCAAAAAAGATTTATTTTAAAATTATTGATTAATTTAGGCTATTATGCTTCATAAGTGGTTGCTGCTAATTAATCTAGGAAATGGACCAATGAATAATAAATTAATTTATTGGGGGAGATGTTGAAAACATTGGTAGTTGTTGATGATAATAATTGGGCCTATAATAATCTTTAATTACTATTGGACAAATTTAATAGTGAAGAGTCTTTAATAATAGCAATAGCAAGTAATTTAATACTATATGTTAAGGTAATTAATTTGCAACATAAAAATGCAGCAAGGAGCATACATTTGTTCTAACCAATATACCAGATTTTTATATTAAGAAATGAAATTAATTTCGGGTTAGGATTATTTAAGTTCATGAGAGCACGCTTTCATACTAATTAAAAATTATATATATAATTTTTAATTAGTATGAAAGCGTGCTCTCATGAACTTAAATAATCCTAACCCGAAATTAATTTCATTTCTTAATATAAAAATCTGGTATATTGGTTAGAACAAATGTATGCTCCTTGCTGCATTTTTATGTTGCAAATTAATTACCTTAACATATAGTATTAAATTACTTGCTATTGCTATTATTAAAGACTCTTCACTATTAAATTTGTCCAATAGTAATTAAAGATTATTATAGGCCCAATTATTATCATCAACAACTACCAATGTTTTCAACATCTCCCCCAATAAATTAATTTATTATTCATTGGTCCATTTCCTAGATTAATTAGCAGCAACCACTTATGAAGCATAATAGCCTAAATTAATCAATAATTTTAAAATAAATCTTTTTTGATACATTAAATTGATTTAATTAAATTGAGGATATCTCTTACTATTATAGTATTATTGCCTTTACTCTTCTTATGTTAACTTCTTGAGCAGATATTTTCAGAACCAATCATAGCCTCTTATGCCAATTTTACAAACTCTTCTACACCTAATGTCTTAATTTTTAATTTGGATCCTATAATTTTATTTATATATTTAATACTTGATTAATTTCCACAACTAATAGTTTACTATTTTTTTGCTTCCACTAATAATTTCATCCCAAAGCATCTACATGACATCATCAATATAAATAAACAACATCAATTTAATTATACCTAATCCCCTTTTTTAAAAAAATCCAAAACCATAACTTCAGAATCTATAAATCAACTTTGCCTTGATCTTATTTCCTTATTAATAAGCCTGTTATTGCTCTCTATTAAAGTAATAAAAATTTAAAAACACTTTATTTTTTGAATCATTATTATAACACCCGTTGTTACACATTTCTACTCCTAAACAATCCTATTATAGCCATGCTTTTTATTTTTTTATCAAAACATTAATACTAAAAATTAAAATTATCTTAAAATTAGTAGACAATAATCATCTTAAAGCATACTGTTCTATTACTCCCTTCACTTTAAGATATTGTTGATCAATAGTGGGCCTCCTAGGCATATCAACAATATACTCATTCCCGTTTTCACCAGAATACTTAATATCTGAAGAATATAAATCCCTTATACATGAATATAGCCAATAAGCTTCTCTTTTAAATTTATCATCATCCTGCTCATTTTTTATCTTGCCAAACAACTTAATCAATTCTTTAGATCGCTCAGACCCCAAATCTAAAAAGAATTTATTAAAATACTCCTCATTATAGTCACGCACTGGGGGTACAGCACGATAATTAGGATCTTTTAAACTGATTATGGTCTTTTTTATATCAACTAACAAATTATGCTCAGTCATATATAATTTTAAATTATCAAATATCCCATCAGCAACAATTTCATCAGCAACAATCTCATCAGAACCTATATCACTACTTTGTGAATTCTTAAAAAAAGTTTGAACGGCTTGTTTCTGTTTATCAGGCAAATAACAACCCAATACAGCCAATGTTACTATACAAGCGCCAACCAAAGTTTTCATACGTACTCCTTATTTACTGCTGAAGTAATCTAATATATAAGTTTATCTAAATACTATTTACTATGCTTGTTAAAAATCTCCTGCCAAGATAGACTTTTTTAGAAAGAATAA
Encoded here:
- a CDS encoding P52 family lipoprotein, with the protein product MKTLVGACIVTLAVLGCYLPDKQKQAVQTFFKNSQSSDIGSDEIVADEIVADGIFDNLKLYMTEHNLLVDIKKTIISLKDPNYRAVPPVRDYNEEYFNKFFLDLGSERSKELIKLFGKIKNEQDDDKFKREAYWLYSCIRDLYSSDIKYSGENGNEYIVDMPRRPTIDQQYLKVKGVIEQYALR